The genomic window CCAAAAGACCTTCACTAATTGCGCCGCAATTGATCTGGATAAAAGGATTCCGGCTTCGTTCGGAGCTTTCATGAATCGCTTTAGCAATCAGCCCTTTGCCTGTTCCGGTTTCTCCGTTAATGATGATGGTGGTGTTGCTGTTTGACACTTTTTTGACAATATTGAAAATTTCCTTCATTGGATCACTCTGGCCAATGATATTATCAAATATATGTTTTTTATCGTTTTTCATCGTTTAAAACGGAATATATTCATTTGAAACAAACATTCGTTTTTCCATCTTAATTCGGTTCGTCCGGGCAAACAGGCGATTTCCCGGACGAACTTTAGGTTTCATGTATCGTTGTGCCCAGTCGAGCATGTAAATTTATGAGAATGATTATAGCCGGCCATCGTCCTAAATAGAACTTGCAGTTTTAGATCAGACCCACTGCTTTAACTGCCCGCTCTATTTGCTCAATGCGTGCGTCAAGGCTGCCGGTAAATCCGATTGCTACCCGCACCAGACCTGGTGAAAGTCCCATTTTTAACTGATCTTCAGGGGGAATCTCCGAAGAAGTGGACGAACCGGAACAGGATATCAGCGTGTCAAAATAACCTAAAGACACGGCAATGTATCCGAATCGTTCCTTATTCTGTAATATGGACATCAATTCTTCAGCCTTTGCCCGGGTCTTGCAATCAATTGTAAGCATCCCTCCATAACCATAACTAGTATTTATCAACGATTTCATAAGCTCATGCTGGGGATGGGAAGACAGTCCCGGATATGTTACCGGAGCACCCATTTCTTCAAGATGGCCGGCGATAGCCATGGCTCGCATGCTATGCTCTTTCATACGAATCGCAAGGTGTGGTATGCGCTGGATAACATCAAAGGCGACCCGTGGATCAATAGTCGGGCCCAACAGCATGACTCGACCCGTGTGAAGGTCCATGAGTTTATAAATAAAATCCTTGTCAGCACATACGGCACCTGCAATGAGGTCGCTGGCACCGTTTATGAATTTAGTCATTGAATATACAACAATATCGGCACCCAGCTGCATGGGAGATATCACCATGGGGGTAAAAGTATTATCAACAACAAGCTTAATGCCGCGCTGGTTTGCCAATTTTGATAATGCAGGGATATCAGCAATATTGAGCGTGGGGTTGCCGACTGCTTCAGTGTAAATAACACGTGTTTTTGCAGTGATGGCTGCTTCAAATGCAGCAGTATCGGTGGGATCAACAAAAGTAGTCGTGATATCAATCTGGGGGAAGAGCTCATCCAGCAAAGCATGTGTTCCACCGTAAATAGTGTTACTGGATACAATATGATCTCCATGGTTACAGAGTTGCAGCAAGGTACTTGATATTGCAGACATACCGCTTGCTGTGCATACGGCTGCTTCACTTCCCTCCATTGCACTGAGATATCGTGACAGTATGTCCACTGTCGGATTGAAATGACGGCTGTACAGAAAACACCCGCCCTTATCAGGGCCCCTGATTCCATCAAAGATTTCCGGCATAATCCCCGGTTCCATAACCGTAAAAGTCGAGGATCTGGATATGGATGGGGCAACCCCACCGTGTTCACCGAACTCTCTGCGTGCTTTCCATAAAGCCTGTTCTGGATTATAATTTTTCATTTTTTGCTCCTATATATTGAATTAACGATAACGCGTTGTATGTAATTGCTGTTTGTTGTGTAAATAAAGTTTTCTATCCAGCCGTTTCGAAGTCTGCGCTTATCTGTAAAGGTCTCATCATGCTTTTCAATTAAATTGCAATACTGAGCTGCGGGTCATTCCGGATCCGACAGAATCGTTAAGGATAATCTTTGCATGCCTTAGATTATCAAGATTTCTGTTTACAGGAAAACCCTGGATGGTGTCTTCCTCTAATGCCCCGCGCAGAAGATCATAAGGGAGCCTTTGTATGCAAACAACAGAGCAGTTACCTCGCGTGTGAATGTTATTTACCATATGGTTTTCAATAAAATCCTTTACAGTCTTTTTCTTGTCGGGTTTGGCATCCCAAAAAACTTGTTCCAGCGTCAGGGGGATCATGGCGAAATTTGCCTGGTGCTCAATAAGAAGGTCGATATCGTACATGGTCAGGTTGTTTCTGGCCAGCAAGGTGGTTATATGTTTGGTTGCTCCCCGGGTGGCATACAGAAAAACCCCCTTTCCGTCCATATCTCCGAAGAAGTCTCCATTTTCCGGA from Thermodesulfobacteriota bacterium includes these protein-coding regions:
- a CDS encoding aminotransferase class I/II-fold pyridoxal phosphate-dependent enzyme; this translates as MKNYNPEQALWKARREFGEHGGVAPSISRSSTFTVMEPGIMPEIFDGIRGPDKGGCFLYSRHFNPTVDILSRYLSAMEGSEAAVCTASGMSAISSTLLQLCNHGDHIVSSNTIYGGTHALLDELFPQIDITTTFVDPTDTAAFEAAITAKTRVIYTEAVGNPTLNIADIPALSKLANQRGIKLVVDNTFTPMVISPMQLGADIVVYSMTKFINGASDLIAGAVCADKDFIYKLMDLHTGRVMLLGPTIDPRVAFDVIQRIPHLAIRMKEHSMRAMAIAGHLEEMGAPVTYPGLSSHPQHELMKSLINTSYGYGGMLTIDCKTRAKAEELMSILQNKERFGYIAVSLGYFDTLISCSGSSTSSEIPPEDQLKMGLSPGLVRVAIGFTGSLDARIEQIERAVKAVGLI